The Streptomyces sp. NBC_00440 genome contains a region encoding:
- a CDS encoding SH3 domain-containing protein — MSTTAVLRTLRGRNVIAGAGALTTAVALGATLMAAAPAQADPHGPYGTVTARTGLIERQYPSTDSSVRGSLHFRQTVALKCKVRAQNIEGNTVWYLLRDRQVWVSARYMDNHGFVKYCKDVDRSSREMLNSVPKGAMG; from the coding sequence TTGTCCACAACCGCTGTCCTCCGTACCCTCCGCGGCCGGAACGTCATCGCGGGCGCAGGCGCGCTGACCACCGCCGTGGCCCTCGGAGCCACGCTGATGGCCGCCGCCCCGGCCCAGGCCGATCCGCACGGCCCGTACGGCACGGTCACCGCCCGCACCGGCCTGATCGAGCGCCAGTACCCCAGCACCGACTCGTCCGTGCGGGGATCGCTGCACTTCCGCCAGACGGTTGCCCTGAAGTGCAAGGTCCGCGCCCAGAACATCGAGGGCAACACCGTCTGGTACCTGCTCCGTGACCGTCAGGTGTGGGTCTCGGCGCGCTACATGGACAACCACGGCTTCGTGAAGTACTGCAAGGACGTCGACCGCAGCAGCCGCGAGATGCTCAACTCGGTGCCGAAGGGCGCCATGGGCTGA
- a CDS encoding MFS transporter, producing the protein MIESNVSAGQSRASGGGTRRLTLLLTATSAVTAANVYLSQPLMGAAAASLRAGPDALAAVPTATQLGYAAGILLLVPAGDSHDRRRLILGLGTASAVALAGCALAPSVGWLVVAGFAVGLLSPVPQLVTPLAVALAGDGRTGPGAGRIVGTVQGGLLMGVLASRAYSGSLAELAGWRAVFGCSCLLTLLLVLVLRGALPYVPAATGAASYRATLSSLPRLFLAHPLVRRITVSGALVGIAFGAFWTTLTFLLEQHYRVGPTGIGLFGLVAAASALLSPFAGRLADRIGRRGALAALIGLVVAGWLVLLPGGTRFWWLVAGVIVLDVGVWGGQAVSQTVLFTLDPRIHSRLNTLYFTFRFLGIALGSLVGSLAWAGGGWPAVVGTGVVAAVAGLVVGVLPARDGDRPPPSTGAGGTGAGGPDQPVSERRAGRRRRPYPSRTAWLRR; encoded by the coding sequence GTGATCGAATCCAACGTTTCCGCAGGCCAGAGCCGTGCGAGCGGCGGCGGGACCCGGCGGCTCACCCTGCTGCTCACCGCCACCAGCGCTGTCACGGCTGCCAATGTCTATCTCAGCCAGCCGCTCATGGGAGCGGCGGCCGCCTCGCTCCGCGCCGGGCCCGATGCCCTCGCGGCCGTTCCGACGGCCACCCAGCTCGGCTATGCGGCAGGCATCCTGCTGCTCGTGCCGGCCGGGGACAGCCATGACCGGCGACGGCTGATCCTCGGACTCGGTACGGCGTCGGCCGTCGCGCTCGCGGGGTGCGCGCTGGCCCCTTCGGTGGGCTGGCTCGTCGTCGCCGGGTTCGCCGTCGGTCTGCTCTCGCCCGTCCCGCAGTTGGTCACTCCGCTCGCCGTGGCCCTGGCGGGCGACGGACGGACCGGGCCGGGGGCCGGACGGATCGTCGGCACCGTGCAGGGCGGCCTGCTGATGGGCGTGCTCGCGTCCCGCGCCTACTCGGGTTCCCTGGCCGAACTGGCGGGCTGGCGCGCCGTGTTCGGATGCTCCTGCCTGCTGACCCTGCTGCTGGTGCTCGTGCTGCGCGGGGCCCTGCCGTACGTCCCGGCCGCCACCGGCGCAGCCTCGTACCGGGCCACCCTGTCCTCACTGCCGCGGCTGTTCCTGGCCCACCCGCTGGTCCGCCGGATCACCGTGTCGGGGGCGCTGGTCGGGATCGCGTTCGGCGCCTTCTGGACCACGCTGACGTTTCTGCTGGAGCAGCACTACCGCGTCGGTCCGACCGGCATCGGGCTTTTCGGTCTGGTCGCGGCGGCCAGTGCTCTGCTCTCGCCGTTCGCCGGGCGGCTGGCCGACCGGATCGGCCGGCGCGGCGCGCTGGCGGCGCTGATCGGGCTGGTCGTCGCGGGGTGGCTGGTCCTGCTGCCTGGCGGCACCCGGTTCTGGTGGCTGGTGGCCGGGGTGATCGTGCTCGATGTGGGGGTCTGGGGCGGTCAGGCCGTCAGCCAGACCGTGCTGTTCACCCTGGACCCGCGTATCCACAGCCGTCTCAACACCCTCTACTTCACCTTCCGTTTCCTGGGAATCGCACTCGGCTCACTGGTGGGTTCGCTGGCGTGGGCGGGCGGCGGCTGGCCCGCGGTGGTGGGCACCGGGGTGGTCGCAGCCGTGGCCGGTCTTGTGGTGGGCGTCCTGCCCGCACGCGACGGGGACCGCCCGCCCCCCAGCACCGGAGCGGGCGGTACGGGAGCGGGCGGTCCTGATCAGCCGGTCAGCGAACGGCGGGCGGGGCGGCGGAGGCGTCCGTACCCCAGTCGGACGGCTTGGCTCCGACGTTGA
- a CDS encoding SpoIIE family protein phosphatase, with the protein MVERAEGALSLPADWPAHPDLSLALNRMGSFDWDLDTGLMHLDQAALDVFDLYADEYDGRPATLARRVPPDESTRLDAMVSQALKSGAAFYGAYFRIRRRDGSLRWTHTQGAVRRDVSGRPHRIIGIVRHAAQELADASVRIALDDEGRRRTSVVEGTTAALAHARTVQDVIDVLNDAQGLEYLGATSLVVGLVDGGRIRLVADGPEGSFVPGTRYTRVDEQYPMGEVIRTFAPRFIESAHDFAVSYPGLWPHIKGLGITSAAYLPLIAQARPIGAIGLLYRDKVGFSADERDLLIALGSSIGQSLQRAVLYEQEHDLAQGLQQAMLPRRIPEVTGGQVAVRYRSAGMGRDIGGDWYDVIPLPSGRFGMIIGDVQGHDTHAAAVMGQLRIVLRAYAAEGHSPATVIARASDFLHELDTDRFATCLYAEVDLATGVVQLVRAGHVDPLLRAPDGTCRRVPVDGGLPLGLSAEFARLDYPVTTLELDPGHTLLLFTDGLVEEPGADLDDGMRRLATVVERGPRDLQLLADQLCEVAHEWSGPDDVALLLLRRQGLDAPQSGGRLQQHVAQSDPDALTAARRMVRAAVRAWGAAERADDIELAADELMTNALTHTEGEAVITLRVLARPHRRLRVEVDDCSSALPRRLDAGETGVSGRGLLLVDRLADRWGVESRGGGKCVWSEFAVPERTSM; encoded by the coding sequence ATGGTTGAACGGGCAGAGGGCGCCCTGTCCCTACCGGCGGACTGGCCCGCCCACCCCGATCTGAGTCTTGCCCTCAACCGCATGGGCAGCTTCGACTGGGATCTCGACACCGGGCTGATGCACCTCGATCAGGCCGCCCTCGACGTGTTCGACCTCTACGCCGACGAGTACGACGGCCGTCCGGCGACGCTGGCCCGGCGGGTGCCGCCCGATGAGTCGACCCGGCTGGACGCCATGGTGTCCCAGGCACTCAAGAGCGGGGCCGCCTTCTACGGCGCGTACTTCCGCATCCGCCGCCGCGACGGTTCGCTGCGGTGGACCCATACGCAGGGCGCCGTCCGGCGTGACGTCTCGGGCCGGCCGCACCGGATCATCGGCATCGTCAGGCACGCGGCCCAGGAACTCGCGGACGCCTCGGTCCGTATCGCCCTGGACGACGAGGGCCGCCGGAGAACCAGCGTCGTCGAGGGCACCACCGCGGCCCTGGCCCATGCCCGTACCGTCCAGGACGTCATCGATGTGCTCAACGACGCTCAGGGACTCGAATACCTCGGCGCGACCAGCCTGGTGGTGGGGCTCGTCGACGGCGGGCGGATCCGGCTGGTCGCGGACGGGCCCGAGGGGAGCTTCGTGCCCGGCACCCGCTACACCCGGGTGGACGAGCAGTACCCGATGGGTGAGGTGATCCGGACCTTCGCGCCCCGTTTCATCGAGTCGGCGCACGACTTCGCCGTCTCGTACCCGGGGCTGTGGCCCCACATCAAGGGCCTCGGCATCACGTCGGCCGCCTATCTTCCCCTGATCGCGCAGGCCAGACCGATCGGCGCGATCGGCCTGCTCTACCGCGACAAGGTCGGCTTCAGCGCGGACGAACGCGACCTGCTGATCGCGCTCGGCAGCTCCATCGGGCAGAGCCTCCAGCGGGCCGTGCTCTACGAGCAGGAGCACGACCTGGCCCAGGGGCTCCAGCAGGCCATGCTGCCGCGCCGCATACCCGAGGTCACCGGCGGCCAGGTCGCGGTCCGCTACCGCTCCGCCGGGATGGGCCGTGACATCGGCGGCGACTGGTACGACGTGATCCCGCTGCCCAGCGGCAGATTCGGCATGATCATCGGGGATGTGCAGGGGCACGACACCCACGCGGCCGCCGTCATGGGCCAGCTGCGCATCGTGCTGCGGGCGTACGCCGCCGAGGGGCACAGCCCGGCGACCGTGATCGCGCGAGCCTCCGACTTCCTGCACGAGCTGGACACCGACCGCTTCGCCACCTGTCTGTACGCGGAGGTCGATCTGGCGACCGGAGTGGTCCAACTGGTCCGCGCCGGGCATGTCGATCCGCTGCTGCGGGCGCCCGACGGCACCTGTCGCCGGGTGCCGGTGGACGGCGGGCTGCCGCTGGGGCTCTCGGCGGAGTTCGCCCGGCTCGACTACCCGGTCACCACCCTGGAACTGGATCCGGGCCACACCCTGCTGCTCTTCACCGACGGGCTGGTCGAGGAGCCGGGTGCCGACCTGGACGACGGGATGCGACGGCTCGCCACGGTGGTCGAGCGCGGTCCCCGCGACCTGCAACTCCTCGCCGACCAGCTGTGCGAGGTGGCCCACGAGTGGAGTGGCCCCGACGATGTCGCGCTGCTCCTGCTGCGCAGACAGGGGCTGGACGCCCCGCAGAGCGGTGGCAGGCTCCAGCAGCACGTGGCGCAGTCCGACCCCGACGCGCTCACCGCCGCACGCCGCATGGTCCGTGCGGCGGTACGTGCCTGGGGTGCGGCGGAGCGCGCCGACGACATCGAGCTGGCAGCCGACGAGCTGATGACCAACGCCCTGACGCATACGGAGGGCGAGGCGGTGATCACCCTCAGAGTGCTCGCCCGGCCGCACCGACGGCTGCGGGTCGAGGTCGACGACTGCTCCAGCGCGCTGCCGCGCCGCCTGGACGCGGGGGAGACGGGGGTGTCCGGACGGGGCCTGCTGCTGGTGGACCGGCTCGCGGACCGGTGGGGGGTCGAGTCGCGGGGCGGCGGCAAGTGCGTCTGGAGTGAATTCGCGGTGCCGGAGAGGACGTCGATGTGA
- a CDS encoding SDR family NAD(P)-dependent oxidoreductase, with protein MTVTEDSQAFGPGIDPERLALCLSVLDELEKIDVDHPDAVAVRRATAGVYRTVKQRRRQERRAAKTAHDKAVTEATATGSAERIDDETQGVLPSSSAQGEIAGVLQRPRSCYICKTRYVEVDVFYHQLCRDCAAENRARRDARTDLTGRRALLTGGRAKIGMYIALRLLRDGAHTTITTRFPKDAVRRFKAMPDSDEWIHRLKVVGIDLRDPAQVVALADSVAAEGPLDILINNAAQTVRRSPQAYSELIAAEAAPLPAGELPSSQVIGAFGSGAQVSLPSARPGGLSAQDVAELALVTGSASPARIEAGTAIDAGGLVPDLHDTNSWIQTVEEVDAVELLEVQLCNSTAPFILISRLRPAMAAAAADRTYVVNVSAMEGVFSRGYKGAGHPHTNMAKAALNMLTRTSGQEMFESDGILMTAVDTGWITDERPHPDKMRLADEGFHAPLDLIDGAARVYDPIVRGEAGEDLHSVFLKDYAPANW; from the coding sequence ATGACGGTGACAGAGGACAGCCAGGCATTCGGCCCCGGCATTGATCCGGAGCGGCTGGCTCTCTGCCTCAGCGTGCTCGACGAGCTGGAGAAGATCGACGTCGACCACCCGGACGCCGTCGCGGTACGCCGTGCCACTGCCGGTGTCTACCGCACGGTGAAGCAGCGCCGCAGGCAGGAGCGCCGCGCCGCCAAGACCGCCCATGACAAGGCCGTCACCGAAGCCACCGCCACCGGCTCCGCCGAGCGCATCGACGACGAGACGCAGGGAGTGCTGCCCTCGTCGAGCGCCCAGGGCGAGATCGCGGGCGTACTCCAGCGCCCCCGCTCCTGCTACATCTGCAAGACCCGGTACGTCGAGGTCGACGTCTTCTACCACCAGCTCTGCCGCGACTGCGCCGCCGAGAACCGCGCGCGCCGCGACGCCCGTACCGACCTCACGGGACGGCGGGCCCTGCTCACCGGCGGCCGGGCCAAGATCGGCATGTACATCGCGCTGCGGCTGCTGCGGGACGGCGCCCACACCACCATCACCACGCGTTTCCCGAAGGACGCGGTCCGCCGCTTCAAGGCGATGCCCGACAGCGACGAGTGGATCCACCGTCTGAAGGTCGTCGGCATAGATCTGCGTGACCCGGCCCAGGTCGTGGCCCTGGCCGACTCGGTCGCCGCCGAAGGCCCGCTCGACATCCTGATCAACAACGCCGCGCAGACCGTGCGCCGCTCCCCGCAGGCGTACAGCGAGCTGATCGCCGCCGAGGCCGCGCCCCTGCCCGCGGGCGAGCTGCCCTCCTCGCAGGTCATCGGCGCGTTCGGCAGCGGGGCGCAGGTCTCGCTGCCCAGCGCCAGGCCCGGTGGGCTGAGCGCCCAGGACGTGGCCGAGCTCGCGCTGGTCACCGGATCCGCTTCGCCTGCCCGGATCGAGGCGGGCACCGCGATCGACGCGGGTGGACTCGTGCCGGATCTGCACGACACCAACAGCTGGATCCAGACCGTCGAGGAGGTCGACGCGGTCGAGCTCCTGGAGGTCCAGCTCTGCAACTCCACCGCGCCGTTCATCCTGATCAGCCGGCTGCGCCCGGCGATGGCGGCAGCGGCGGCCGACCGTACCTATGTGGTCAACGTGTCCGCGATGGAGGGCGTCTTCAGCCGCGGCTACAAGGGGGCCGGCCACCCGCACACCAACATGGCCAAGGCCGCGCTGAACATGCTGACCCGCACCAGCGGCCAGGAGATGTTCGAATCGGACGGCATTCTGATGACCGCGGTGGACACCGGCTGGATCACCGACGAGCGCCCGCACCCGGACAAGATGCGCCTCGCGGACGAGGGCTTCCACGCTCCGCTGGACCTGATCGACGGTGCGGCCCGGGTCTACGACCCCATCGTGCGCGGCGAGGCGGGCGAAGACCTGCACAGCGTCTTCCTCAAGGACTACGCGCCCGCGAACTGGTAG
- a CDS encoding AraC family transcriptional regulator — MYGKSEQRDDYQSVPRPLAAMARDLPDGHHIPPHHHRRAQLIYGTTGAITVVTGHGAWVVPATRGVWVPAGLTHEMSCAGAVAMRTLYVEPQPDLPREPTVVSVSPLLRELIEEAARLPVEYDPESRDGKVMELLLLQLTPHPVPALHLPAPADDALSSLCAAVVREPGAAWGTKEAAAFAHLSPRTLQRRFPAATGMSLARWVQQARLIHAVTLLARGVPVTSVSGALGYATPSAFTAMFRRALGTSPTGYFTPGR, encoded by the coding sequence ATGTACGGGAAGAGCGAGCAGCGCGACGACTACCAGTCGGTCCCCAGACCGCTGGCGGCGATGGCCAGGGACCTGCCCGACGGCCACCACATCCCCCCGCACCACCACCGGCGGGCCCAGCTGATCTATGGCACGACCGGTGCCATCACCGTGGTCACCGGCCACGGGGCCTGGGTCGTCCCGGCCACTCGCGGGGTCTGGGTGCCGGCCGGCCTCACTCACGAGATGAGCTGCGCCGGGGCGGTCGCCATGCGCACCCTGTACGTCGAGCCGCAGCCGGACCTGCCGCGGGAGCCGACCGTCGTCTCGGTCTCGCCGCTGCTGCGCGAACTGATCGAGGAGGCCGCGCGGCTGCCCGTGGAGTACGACCCGGAGAGCCGCGACGGCAAGGTCATGGAGCTGCTCCTCCTCCAGCTGACCCCGCACCCGGTCCCCGCACTGCATCTGCCCGCCCCCGCGGACGACGCTCTGTCGTCGCTCTGCGCTGCGGTCGTACGGGAGCCCGGAGCGGCCTGGGGGACGAAGGAGGCCGCGGCCTTCGCGCATCTGAGCCCGCGGACCCTGCAGCGCAGATTCCCGGCCGCAACCGGAATGAGCCTGGCCCGCTGGGTTCAGCAGGCCAGGCTCATTCACGCGGTGACACTTCTCGCCAGGGGAGTGCCGGTCACATCCGTGTCCGGCGCACTGGGCTATGCGACACCGAGCGCGTTCACCGCGATGTTCCGCCGCGCGCTCGGTACCAGTCCCACCGGGTACTTCACCCCGGGGCGCTGA
- a CDS encoding alpha-L-fucosidase, producing the protein MTELPRRHVLGMTAGAAVGAALLAPATADADTGTQGARTPGTGTAVPGARTKGGWGQVPAAVPVPLDQWFDNDGIDTADARGGDFDGSGYTFPGEELPSGAVQLNGIAFDFPVATAGAKNNAVALGQRLDLPRGRYLSGAFLVACSYGEASGQATLHYADGSTGTAGLGGPDWYTGSGPLSAPYRYTSSGAKDQHQVVIGVSELAVDAARELVGITLPKTNPAEANKASLHVFALSLQPAAEGRVLAVRDAHSTTSLLDSGAQSVEATVVNAGTVAVLGSDALTLSVDVQGARTVDPARVPRLAPGDQARVRIGIRSKPGVKPGTARDGRVVAHGRGSDAATAASRLTLGVPEFEATDASLSTHQAPYWFQDAKFGIFIHWGVYSVPAWAPVGKQYAEWYWNQMQDPNNPTYAHHRDVYGENFNYDDFIPRFTAEKFDPRSWVELFRDAGAQYHVLTSKHHEGFALWDTKVSDRNAVKMGPKRDLVKELFDASRRYAPELHRGLYFSMPEWFNPDNPWSGQLYPPRNPYTLEPVPYTGYTAGKDYIKDYQAPQMLELIHGYDPEVLWCDIGGPNDSHRVMAEYYNNAKDRARPIGVAVNNRSGIGPHDFTTPEYATYDSIVTDKWEASRGLDPYSYGYNQATPDSMYMSAEEIVHTLIDTSSKNGNFLLDIGPRADGTIPEIMQTRLRQTGKWLEVNGEAIHGSTYWARMPQLGDDLRFTVRPGKAFYIHSLVRPGATLTVEAPVPIRSGDRVTMLGYRRPLTWRTSGDKLVIDVPAGARSAGEYAWVFKVEQSR; encoded by the coding sequence ATGACCGAACTTCCAAGACGCCATGTACTCGGAATGACGGCGGGGGCGGCAGTCGGCGCCGCCCTGCTCGCCCCGGCCACGGCCGACGCGGACACCGGCACGCAGGGGGCCCGGACCCCCGGTACGGGAACGGCGGTTCCCGGCGCACGAACGAAAGGCGGCTGGGGGCAGGTTCCGGCCGCGGTCCCCGTACCGCTCGACCAGTGGTTCGACAACGACGGCATCGACACCGCGGACGCCCGCGGCGGCGATTTCGACGGCTCCGGATACACCTTCCCCGGCGAGGAACTTCCTTCCGGCGCCGTGCAGTTGAACGGCATCGCATTCGATTTCCCGGTCGCGACCGCGGGGGCCAAGAACAACGCCGTCGCCCTCGGGCAGCGGCTGGACCTGCCCCGGGGGCGCTATCTGTCCGGGGCGTTCCTCGTCGCGTGCAGTTACGGGGAGGCGTCAGGTCAGGCGACCCTGCACTACGCGGACGGCTCCACCGGCACCGCAGGTCTCGGCGGACCCGACTGGTACACCGGCAGCGGTCCGCTCTCGGCCCCCTACCGCTACACCTCGTCCGGCGCGAAGGACCAGCATCAGGTCGTCATCGGGGTCTCCGAACTGGCGGTGGACGCCGCCCGGGAACTGGTGGGGATCACCCTGCCGAAGACGAATCCGGCCGAGGCCAACAAGGCTTCACTGCACGTCTTCGCCCTCTCTCTGCAGCCGGCGGCCGAGGGCCGCGTGCTGGCCGTACGTGACGCCCACTCCACCACCAGCCTGCTCGACTCGGGCGCCCAGAGCGTCGAGGCCACCGTCGTCAACGCGGGCACGGTCGCCGTGCTCGGCTCCGACGCCCTCACCCTCTCCGTCGATGTGCAGGGCGCCCGTACGGTCGATCCCGCTCGCGTCCCGCGGCTCGCCCCCGGCGACCAGGCGAGGGTCCGGATCGGTATCCGCAGCAAGCCCGGGGTCAAGCCGGGCACCGCGCGCGACGGCCGCGTCGTGGCGCACGGCCGCGGCTCCGACGCGGCCACGGCGGCGAGCAGGCTCACCCTCGGTGTTCCGGAGTTCGAGGCCACCGACGCCTCGCTCTCCACTCACCAGGCGCCGTACTGGTTCCAGGACGCCAAGTTCGGGATCTTCATCCACTGGGGTGTCTACTCGGTGCCCGCCTGGGCGCCGGTCGGCAAGCAGTACGCCGAGTGGTACTGGAACCAGATGCAGGACCCGAACAACCCCACGTACGCCCACCACCGCGATGTCTACGGCGAGAACTTCAACTACGACGACTTCATCCCGAGGTTCACAGCCGAGAAGTTCGATCCGCGCTCCTGGGTCGAGCTGTTCCGGGACGCCGGAGCGCAGTACCACGTCCTCACCTCCAAGCACCATGAAGGCTTCGCGCTGTGGGACACCAAGGTCTCCGACCGCAACGCCGTGAAGATGGGGCCGAAGCGCGACCTGGTCAAGGAGCTGTTCGACGCCTCCCGCCGGTACGCGCCGGAGCTGCACCGGGGGCTGTACTTCTCGATGCCCGAGTGGTTCAACCCGGACAACCCCTGGAGCGGGCAGCTCTATCCGCCGCGCAATCCGTACACCCTGGAGCCCGTCCCGTACACCGGCTACACGGCGGGCAAGGACTACATCAAGGACTACCAGGCCCCGCAGATGCTGGAGCTGATCCACGGATACGACCCCGAGGTGCTCTGGTGCGACATCGGCGGGCCGAACGACAGCCACCGGGTGATGGCCGAGTACTACAACAACGCCAAGGACCGGGCCCGGCCGATCGGGGTCGCCGTCAACAACCGCTCCGGCATCGGGCCGCACGACTTCACGACCCCCGAGTACGCGACGTACGACTCGATCGTCACCGACAAGTGGGAGGCCAGCCGGGGGCTCGATCCCTACAGCTACGGCTACAACCAGGCCACCCCCGACAGCATGTACATGTCGGCGGAGGAGATCGTGCACACGCTCATCGACACATCGAGCAAGAACGGCAACTTCCTCCTCGATATCGGGCCGCGCGCGGACGGCACCATTCCGGAGATCATGCAGACCAGGCTGCGGCAGACCGGCAAATGGCTGGAGGTCAACGGCGAGGCCATCCACGGCAGCACCTACTGGGCGCGGATGCCCCAGCTCGGTGACGATCTGCGCTTCACGGTCCGGCCCGGCAAGGCGTTCTACATCCACTCGCTGGTCCGGCCGGGCGCCACGCTGACCGTCGAGGCGCCGGTGCCGATCCGCAGCGGGGACCGGGTGACCATGCTCGGTTACCGGCGGCCGCTCACCTGGCGTACGAGCGGGGACAAGCTGGTGATCGACGTACCCGCGGGTGCGCGCTCCGCCGGCGAGTACGCCTGGGTCTTCAAGGTCGAGCAGAGCAGGTAG
- a CDS encoding wax ester/triacylglycerol synthase family O-acyltransferase, with protein MSSELLAPLDLAFWHLESAEHPMHLGALAVFGPGPAPGPGPQEVMDLLAERAAAIPRLRMCVRPVLLPLGGAAWSEDKHFDVRRHVRHAVLPDGDFATGANRLAGELMERPLERGRPPWEMYVLTGRSGDPFAVLVKLHHALADGMRAVAIGAGIFDQIAGGHGADGRRARPVPPRSWLPGPGQFAGFARERIEELGRAVGIGASVMRASRIDLWAGSALAASSSGTRRLATAVLDQDDVLRVRREAGGTANDVLLAVVAGGLRRWMLERGERLPGADPRALVPVSRRRPGSPPGSANKLSAYLLGLPVSEPDAWRRLGRVRAAMDRNKAAGPARGAGAVAVLADRLPPLAHRVGAQLAGNAARMLFDVLVTSVPLPRSTLSLGGCPLRELYPLAPLAHGQSLAVALSAYGGRVHVGLVADGKAVPDAGLLAQCFSDELAELLKVTDERSCKGVDALK; from the coding sequence TTGAGCTCCGAGCTGCTGGCCCCGCTTGATCTCGCGTTCTGGCACCTCGAATCCGCCGAGCACCCCATGCATCTCGGGGCGCTCGCGGTCTTCGGGCCCGGTCCCGCCCCGGGGCCCGGCCCGCAGGAGGTCATGGACCTGCTGGCGGAGCGCGCCGCCGCGATCCCCCGGCTGCGGATGTGCGTACGCCCGGTACTGCTGCCGCTCGGCGGCGCGGCATGGTCCGAGGACAAGCACTTCGACGTACGCCGTCATGTGCGGCACGCCGTCCTGCCCGACGGCGACTTCGCCACCGGGGCCAACCGGCTCGCGGGCGAGCTGATGGAACGGCCGCTGGAACGCGGGCGCCCGCCCTGGGAGATGTACGTCCTGACCGGACGCTCCGGCGATCCCTTCGCCGTTCTGGTCAAACTGCACCACGCGCTCGCCGACGGGATGCGGGCCGTGGCGATCGGGGCCGGGATCTTCGACCAGATCGCGGGCGGTCACGGCGCGGACGGCAGGAGGGCGCGTCCGGTGCCCCCGCGCTCATGGCTGCCGGGGCCCGGTCAGTTCGCGGGATTCGCCCGGGAGCGGATCGAGGAGCTGGGCCGGGCCGTGGGGATCGGCGCCTCCGTCATGCGGGCCAGCCGCATCGACCTGTGGGCCGGATCCGCACTGGCCGCCAGCTCCAGCGGCACCCGGCGGCTCGCCACCGCCGTGCTCGACCAGGACGACGTGCTGCGGGTGCGCAGGGAGGCGGGTGGCACCGCCAACGACGTGCTGCTCGCGGTGGTCGCGGGCGGGCTGCGCCGGTGGATGCTGGAGCGCGGTGAGCGGCTGCCCGGAGCCGATCCGCGGGCCCTGGTCCCGGTGTCCCGGCGCCGCCCCGGCTCCCCGCCCGGCTCGGCGAACAAACTGTCCGCGTATCTGCTCGGGCTGCCGGTCTCGGAACCCGACGCGTGGCGCAGGCTCGGCCGGGTCCGGGCCGCCATGGACCGCAACAAGGCGGCGGGGCCCGCGCGCGGCGCCGGTGCGGTGGCCGTACTGGCGGACCGGCTCCCCCCGCTGGCTCACCGGGTGGGAGCCCAACTGGCCGGGAACGCGGCGCGGATGCTCTTCGACGTCCTGGTGACCAGCGTGCCGCTGCCGCGCTCCACGCTGTCGCTCGGCGGCTGCCCGCTCCGGGAGCTCTACCCGCTGGCGCCGCTCGCGCACGGGCAGTCCCTCGCCGTCGCGCTCTCCGCCTACGGCGGGCGGGTCCATGTCGGCCTGGTGGCGGACGGCAAGGCGGTGCCGGACGCGGGACTGCTCGCCCAGTGTTTCTCGGACGAACTGGCCGAACTGCTGAAAGTGACGGACGAGAGATCATGCAAGGGTGTTGACGCCCTGAAGTGA
- a CDS encoding aldo/keto reductase: MRRNKIGNSTVDITELSFGAAGIGNLFTPVDPAEADEAVDAAWEAGIRYFDTAPHYGLGLSERRLGGALRDRPRAEYVLSTKVGRLLEPGPGQGDDIGNGFAVPATHHRVWDFSADGVRRSIEDSLTRLGTDRIDIAYLHDPDDHAEDAFRHAYPMLEKLRSEGMLGAIGAGMNQTAMLTRFLRDTDADVVLCAGRCTLLDRSALDALLPEAQARGRSVVVGGVFNSGLLADPRPDAPYDYGTAPAGVLDRALRMKDVCGRYGIPLRAAALQFPRRHPAVASVLVGTRSAAEVRDAAEMLRLGIPEALWDDLTALWEG; this comes from the coding sequence ATGCGGCGCAACAAGATCGGAAACAGCACGGTCGACATCACCGAACTGTCCTTCGGGGCAGCCGGGATCGGCAATCTCTTCACCCCGGTGGACCCGGCGGAGGCCGACGAGGCAGTGGATGCTGCCTGGGAAGCGGGGATCCGTTACTTCGACACCGCTCCGCACTACGGGCTGGGCCTCTCCGAGCGCCGGCTCGGCGGTGCGCTGCGCGACCGGCCCCGCGCCGAGTATGTGCTGTCGACCAAGGTCGGACGACTGCTGGAGCCGGGGCCGGGTCAGGGCGACGACATCGGAAACGGGTTCGCCGTCCCCGCGACCCATCACCGGGTCTGGGACTTCAGCGCGGACGGGGTGCGGCGCAGCATCGAGGACAGCCTGACCCGGCTCGGCACCGACCGGATCGACATCGCCTATCTGCACGACCCGGACGATCACGCCGAAGACGCCTTCCGGCACGCCTACCCCATGCTGGAAAAGCTGCGCTCGGAGGGGATGCTCGGCGCGATCGGTGCCGGGATGAACCAGACGGCGATGCTCACCCGCTTCCTCCGCGACACCGATGCCGACGTGGTGCTCTGCGCCGGGCGCTGCACCCTGCTCGACCGGTCCGCCCTCGACGCTCTGCTGCCCGAGGCGCAGGCGCGCGGCCGGAGCGTCGTCGTCGGAGGGGTCTTCAACTCCGGCCTGCTGGCCGACCCCAGGCCGGACGCCCCGTACGACTACGGGACGGCGCCGGCCGGCGTCCTCGACCGGGCGCTGCGGATGAAGGACGTCTGCGGACGGTACGGGATACCTCTGCGCGCCGCCGCCCTCCAGTTTCCCCGGCGCCACCCGGCGGTGGCGAGTGTGCTCGTCGGTACCCGCTCGGCCGCCGAGGTGCGCGACGCAGCCGAGATGCTGCGGCTCGGCATACCGGAGGCACTCTGGGACGACCTCACCGCACTGTGGGAGGGCTGA